Proteins encoded within one genomic window of Endomicrobiales bacterium:
- a CDS encoding DUF5679 domain-containing protein has product MAEGRCMKCKKQVEIKDSKEVIMKNGMKALSGVCGECSTKVFKIVGKA; this is encoded by the coding sequence ATGGCAGAAGGCAGATGTATGAAATGTAAGAAGCAAGTTGAGATTAAAGATTCAAAAGAAGTTATTATGAAAAATGGTATGAAAGCTCTTTCGGGTGTTTGTGGCGAATGTTCAACAAAAGTTTTTAAAATTGTTGGCAAAGCATAA